In Kryptolebias marmoratus isolate JLee-2015 linkage group LG20, ASM164957v2, whole genome shotgun sequence, a genomic segment contains:
- the LOC108238312 gene encoding leptin receptor gene-related protein produces the protein MAGIKALVGLSFSGAIGLTFLLLGCALETYGVYWPLFVLIFYILSPIPTFISRRLSDDDSSSNACRELAYFLTTGIVVSSFGLPIVLARHGTIKWGACGLVMSGNVVIFLTILGFFVVFGGGDDFSWEQW, from the exons ATGGCCGGTATTAAAG CACTGGTCGGTTTGTCATTTAGTGGTGCCATTGGACTGACATTTCTCCTGCTGGGCTGTGCACTGGAAACCTATGG GGTGTACTGGCCGCTGTTCGTCctgattttctacattttgagCCCCATCCCCACCTTCATATCCAGACGCCTCAGTGATGATGATTCCTCCAGCAACGCGTGCAGAGAGCTGGCCTACTTCCTAACCACCGGCATCGTGGTGTCGTCTTTTGGGCTCCCAATCGTCCTAGCCCGACATGGCACC ATCAAGTGGGGTGCCTGTGGCCTGGTGATGTCAGGAAATGTCGTCATCTTCCTCACCATCCTCGGCTTCTTCGTCGTGTTTGGAGGTGGCGATGATTTCAGCTGGGAGCAGTGGTAG